One window from the genome of Candidatus Aminicenantes bacterium encodes:
- the guaA gene encoding glutamine-hydrolyzing GMP synthase, giving the protein MKNRVLILDFGSQYTKLIARRIRETGVYSEIVPFNVSIARIREFGPGALVLSGGPSSVYAARAPHISSEILELDIPILGICYGMQLLAYLAGMRVTPAKEREYGLARLNLSTGSKLMRSIPSPTTVWMSHGDKITQLPPDFAVTGTTENTEMAVIESHARRLYGVQFHPEVVHTTEGRRVLENFLFTIAGLQADWNMGDFVADAVNRVRAQVKDGHIILGLSGGVDSTVLAMLLKRAVGKQLIPVFVDTGLLRKNEFAELMSRFRKELGLNVHGIDASELFLERLQRVRSPERKRKIIGKTFIDVFAQIEKQVGPVEFFAQGTLYPDVIESVSVNGPAAKIKSHHNVGGLPKTLNWRLIEPFRELFKDEVRLIGRELGLDEAWIRRHPFPGPGLAVRIIGAVTRERVQRLQEADAILISELHRRGIYDDIWQAFTVLLPIRSVGVMGDVRTYENVAVLRMVRSVDGMTADSYPADHAFLSTTADRIVNEVKGINRVAYDLTSKPPGTIEWE; this is encoded by the coding sequence ATGAAGAACAGAGTGCTCATCCTGGATTTTGGTTCCCAATACACCAAACTAATCGCCAGGCGCATCCGCGAAACCGGCGTCTACAGCGAAATTGTTCCCTTTAACGTATCCATTGCGCGGATCCGTGAATTTGGGCCGGGAGCCCTGGTGCTCTCCGGAGGTCCTTCCAGTGTATACGCTGCGCGGGCCCCGCATATCTCTTCGGAAATCCTCGAACTGGATATCCCCATCCTGGGGATCTGCTACGGCATGCAGCTTCTCGCCTACCTCGCCGGCATGCGCGTCACGCCAGCAAAAGAGCGGGAATACGGCCTGGCCCGCCTGAACCTTTCCACCGGGAGCAAGTTGATGCGAAGCATCCCCTCCCCGACCACGGTGTGGATGAGCCATGGAGACAAAATCACCCAGTTACCTCCCGATTTTGCCGTCACGGGCACCACGGAAAACACGGAAATGGCGGTAATTGAGTCGCATGCCAGACGCCTTTACGGGGTACAATTCCACCCGGAAGTCGTTCATACCACGGAAGGACGGCGCGTGCTGGAAAATTTCCTCTTCACAATCGCCGGCCTGCAGGCGGATTGGAACATGGGCGACTTTGTCGCGGATGCCGTCAACCGCGTCCGCGCCCAGGTGAAAGACGGACACATCATCCTGGGCCTGAGCGGGGGCGTGGACTCCACAGTTCTGGCCATGCTGCTGAAACGTGCCGTGGGTAAGCAACTGATCCCGGTTTTTGTGGATACCGGCTTATTGCGCAAAAACGAATTCGCGGAACTGATGAGCCGCTTCCGCAAGGAACTGGGGCTTAATGTTCATGGCATCGACGCCTCGGAACTGTTTCTGGAACGCCTGCAGCGCGTACGTTCTCCGGAACGCAAACGCAAAATCATCGGCAAAACGTTTATCGACGTATTCGCCCAAATCGAAAAGCAAGTCGGCCCCGTCGAGTTCTTTGCCCAGGGTACGCTTTATCCCGACGTCATTGAATCGGTATCGGTAAACGGTCCGGCAGCCAAGATCAAGAGCCATCACAACGTGGGAGGATTACCCAAAACCCTGAACTGGCGCCTGATTGAACCCTTCCGTGAGCTGTTCAAGGATGAAGTCCGCCTGATCGGACGCGAACTTGGACTGGATGAAGCCTGGATCCGGCGCCACCCCTTCCCCGGTCCCGGACTGGCCGTGCGCATTATCGGCGCCGTAACCCGCGAACGCGTCCAGCGCCTTCAGGAGGCCGACGCGATCCTGATCAGCGAGCTTCACCGCCGCGGGATCTACGACGACATCTGGCAGGCATTCACCGTGCTCCTGCCCATCCGCTCCGTCGGCGTCATGGGAGACGTCAGAACCTATGAAAACGTAGCGGTACTGCGCATGGTGCGCAGCGTGGACGGTATGACCGCGGACAGCTACCCTGCCGACCATGCCTTCCTCTCCACCACCGCCGACCGCATCGTAAACGAAGTCAAGGGCATCAACCGCGTCGCCTACGACCTGACATC